GCCAAGGGAATAAGCGATTTCATGGATTGCTCTGATAAAATCATGTTGCGAACGGCATCAAGCATATTGCCTTGCCCAGTGCCACAATCTTTTCTCACCCCTTGCCGCAAAGGCGGACCGTTTTGGGCATCATCCGCCCCACCTTCCGTCATCCCAGGCCTTGAGCCTGGGATCCATGCCGCTGCTGATCGAGGCAAGAGTGGATCCTTGGGTCAAGCCGGAGGAGGAAGGAGCGTGCGGTGGCGTCCGGAGCAAGGACAGCGGCGCATGCGGACATGATCGGCGACAGCTCGCACGGTCGCCGATCTTGTTCTGCCGAAACGCGCAGCGGCGGTGTGGCCACACTCACCGCCTTGTGTAAGTTTTCAAAAAGCGGTTAGCTGCCATCGTTGACTATACTTCGTGTGCTGAGACGTGTCCGCATTTCGGGGGAAATCTCGTGCACTGGTCCAAACCCCTAAGACTGCATCTCGGCGTCCTGGTTGTCGCATCGCTGCTTTGCACGTCGACGCCGATCATCTGGCTGGCGTTCAGGCAAGGAAGCGATGCTGCGGTCAGTGCGGGCGTGCAGCAGATGCGCGAGATGAGCCTGCGGCTGATCGAGGGGTACCGCAATACGCTGCAGGGCGGCACCGAGGCGGTGGCACTGGCATCGACCCTGCCGCAGCTCACCTCGCCGCCGCCCCAGGATATCACGGAGAAACAGCAATTCTTTCTGGAGGTTCTCAGAAATGTCCCCAACGCGACGAGCGTCTACACCGGCTATCCTGACGGCTCGTATCTACAGGTCATCAACACGCAAAGGCAGGATGTCCGCCGGATCCTCGCAGCACCCGATGGCACGGCTTTCGCCATCCGCACGATAGCACGCAGACAGGGGCCGGACGTCATATCGACGTTTCGCTTCCTCGACCGCCAGGCAAGGCCGATCGCCGAGCGTGACGTCGACTTTGCATCATTCGATCCGCGGCAACGCCCCTGGTACCAATCCGTCATCCAGCAGGGCGAGGAAGTATCCGTCGGACCCTATGTTGCCGGAACGCTGCAGCTTCCGACGCTGACGATCGCAGCACCGATGAGAGACGACGATCAGGTTGTCGTCGGCATCAACATCCACCTGATGACTGTCAGCCGCCTGCTGGATGCGCAGGAAATTTCGCCGCGGGCGCGCGCCTACATCATCGATGATGCCGATGATCTGATCGCCCATTCCGACCCGGCGATCATGAACAGGCTTCTCGGCATATGGTCGAAAAGTGCCGGTGACGGCGCCGTTGCCGTCGATACGACGACGGACAGTTACGACACGAGCCTCGAAACGGTGGCGAGGCTCAGGCGGGATCCGGCCTTTGCAAATGGCGGCGTGGTGCGGATCGATCTCGATGGCGAACGCCAGATCCTGCAGATCGCCCCCGTCGGCGTCTCCGGTCTGTTCAAGGGAAGCGTCGCCGCAATCGTCGTGCCCCTGGAAGATCTGGTGGCTGAGGCCAATCGGCTGCTCATGCACAATCTCCTGATTGCGGCCGCCTTCGTGATCGCGGGCGTCGCTGCCTCCGTGATGCTGTCGCGCATGGTCAGCCGCTCCCTCTACCGGCTGGCGGACGAGGCGCGCAGGATCGGCGATCTCGACGTCGGCGAGAAAGGCGTCTCCCATTCCTTCATATCGGAGATCAACACGCTCGCAGGCGCGCTGGCGGCAAGCCGCCATGCCATCAGCCAGTTTGCCCTCTATGTTCCGCGTGAAGTCGTCAGGCGGATCATCGATCCCAAGGGAAGAACCGCCGTCAAGGCGCAGCGGCAGGATGTGACCGTGCTGTTCACCGACATTCGCGACTTCACCACCATATCCGAGCAGCATTCGCCCGAGGACGTGGTCGATACGCTGTCGGCCTATTTCGAACTCTTGAACACTATCGCCGAGCACAATGGCGGGACTGTCGTGCAATATCTCGGCGATTCCATTTTCGTCATGTGGAACGCCCCTGTTCCGGATGCCGGACATGCCGAAAACGGCTGCCGATGCGCGCTGGCCATGAAAGCGGCGGTCGACGAGTTGAATGAAGCCAACCGCCGGAATGGCCGTCCCGCGCTCATCACGCGATTTGGATTGCACACCGGCCCGGCGGTCGTCGGCAGTTTCGGCGCGATTTCGCGACAGCAGTACACAGCCATGGGCGATACGATCAATGTCGCCTCACGGCTGGAAGGACTGAACAAGGAATTCAACACCTCGATCCTGGTGAGCGCCGCCATATACGAGGCCGTCGCCGATCGCTTCGCCCTTCGCCCGCTTGGCCTGGTGCAGCTCAAGGGGCGCGGCGAGAAGGTCGATTTATGGGAACTTGTCGAGGAAGGCCGGAGGCCGCAGGAATGAATGAGGCGTTCGGGTTGCTACCAACGGCAGCTTCGCGCCCGCCGCCAGCGGCCTTGTGGCGTCGCAAACTTTCTCTATTTCTTCCGTCAATTTAATCATGGCCGCCAAGGGTATCGCCAATGGGATGGGAAGCACTCGGGCAATGGGGTGAAGACGCGGTTCGCATCGAACCGCTCACCGGTGGAGTTGCCAACGACGTGTGGAGCGTTCGCTTAAACGGGCAGATCGCGGTCGCTCGTCTCGGCTCCAGGAGCGACGCTGATCTTGCATGGGAAGCCGAGCTGCTCCAATACCTCGACCGTGAAGGCATGACCGTTCCGGTGCCGATGCCGACGACTGACGGCCGGCTGTTCGTGGACGGGCTGGTGGTGATGAAATACATGGAGGGCGGACCGCCCGAGACGAAGTCCGACTGGCGTCGCGTCGCCGACACGCTGCGCGAGCTGCATCGGCTGACGCAGGGCTGGCCGCAGCGCCCGGGCTGGCGGTCGTCGAGCGACCTCCTGCATACCGAAACCGGAACGAGGATCAACCTTACCGCGATGCCGCCTGAGGGCGTTATTCGATGTCGAGCGGCGTGGGCACGGCTCATCGGGCGTCAGACATGCGTTGTCCACGGCAACCCCAACAGCCCCGGCAACGTCCGCATGACT
The nucleotide sequence above comes from Rhizobium indicum. Encoded proteins:
- a CDS encoding adenylate/guanylate cyclase domain-containing protein, which produces MHWSKPLRLHLGVLVVASLLCTSTPIIWLAFRQGSDAAVSAGVQQMREMSLRLIEGYRNTLQGGTEAVALASTLPQLTSPPPQDITEKQQFFLEVLRNVPNATSVYTGYPDGSYLQVINTQRQDVRRILAAPDGTAFAIRTIARRQGPDVISTFRFLDRQARPIAERDVDFASFDPRQRPWYQSVIQQGEEVSVGPYVAGTLQLPTLTIAAPMRDDDQVVVGINIHLMTVSRLLDAQEISPRARAYIIDDADDLIAHSDPAIMNRLLGIWSKSAGDGAVAVDTTTDSYDTSLETVARLRRDPAFANGGVVRIDLDGERQILQIAPVGVSGLFKGSVAAIVVPLEDLVAEANRLLMHNLLIAAAFVIAGVAASVMLSRMVSRSLYRLADEARRIGDLDVGEKGVSHSFISEINTLAGALAASRHAISQFALYVPREVVRRIIDPKGRTAVKAQRQDVTVLFTDIRDFTTISEQHSPEDVVDTLSAYFELLNTIAEHNGGTVVQYLGDSIFVMWNAPVPDAGHAENGCRCALAMKAAVDELNEANRRNGRPALITRFGLHTGPAVVGSFGAISRQQYTAMGDTINVASRLEGLNKEFNTSILVSAAIYEAVADRFALRPLGLVQLKGRGEKVDLWELVEEGRRPQE
- a CDS encoding phosphotransferase enzyme family protein, with the translated sequence MGWEALGQWGEDAVRIEPLTGGVANDVWSVRLNGQIAVARLGSRSDADLAWEAELLQYLDREGMTVPVPMPTTDGRLFVDGLVVMKYMEGGPPETKSDWRRVADTLRELHRLTQGWPQRPGWRSSSDLLHTETGTRINLTAMPPEGVIRCRAAWARLIGRQTCVVHGNPNSPGNVRMTADRVALIDWDESHVDVPDLDLVLPDNAADLDDGAHDIAAQASAAWEAAVCWQDEYAVKRLAEVRAV